A region from the Dinoroseobacter shibae DFL 12 = DSM 16493 genome encodes:
- a CDS encoding ABC transporter ATP-binding protein, whose translation MAGARLSLSDLSVHLSDGDRRFVLETGVLEIAAGEPVGLSGGSGTGKTLLLEVLGLLRQPDPGGRFTLHAQGREVDLRAEAGQAARLRGRYFGFVPQAGGLLPFLTVAENIALSQKITDTADAAWIGELIARLGLAGLERLTPSALSIGQRQRVSIARALAHRPLFVIADEPTAALDPEAAETAMGLLIEAAEQGGAAVIVSSHDLGLLDRVARRRVHLSLAPAAPGTVRSVLAARTEAAA comes from the coding sequence ATGGCGGGCGCGCGGCTCAGCCTGTCGGACCTGAGCGTCCATCTGAGCGACGGCGACCGCCGCTTCGTGCTGGAAACCGGGGTGCTGGAGATCGCGGCGGGCGAGCCTGTCGGTCTTTCGGGCGGGTCGGGCACGGGCAAGACCCTGCTCTTGGAGGTGCTGGGCCTGCTGCGCCAGCCCGATCCCGGCGGGCGCTTCACGCTCCATGCCCAGGGGCGTGAGGTCGACCTGCGCGCCGAGGCCGGGCAGGCCGCGCGCCTGCGGGGGCGGTATTTCGGCTTCGTGCCGCAAGCGGGCGGGCTGTTGCCTTTCCTGACCGTGGCCGAGAACATCGCCCTGAGCCAGAAGATCACCGACACCGCCGACGCGGCCTGGATTGGGGAACTGATCGCCCGACTGGGCCTGGCGGGGTTGGAGCGGCTGACGCCCTCGGCCCTGTCCATCGGGCAGCGGCAGCGCGTCTCGATCGCCCGGGCGCTGGCCCACAGGCCCCTCTTCGTCATCGCCGACGAGCCTACGGCGGCGCTGGACCCGGAGGCCGCCGAGACCGCCATGGGCCTGCTGATCGAAGCGGCCGAGCAGGGCGGGGCCGCGGTCATCGTGTCGTCCCACGACCTCGGCCTGCTGGACCGCGTGGCCCGCAGGCGCGTGCACCTGTCGCTCGCCCCGGCGGCCCCGGGCACCGTCCGCTCGGTCCTCGCGGCCCGGACGGAGGCCGCGGCATGA
- a CDS encoding ABC transporter ATP-binding protein, producing MTRGPAIRVEGSARSEGAPLFAQLSLTLEGAGWTCLLGASGVGKSTILRLIAGLESHVTFDGAITAADGADLSGRIAYMAQSDLLMPWASVTENVCLGARLRGQTPDAARARDLIDRVGLTAHAHKRPGALSGGQRQRAALARTLMEDRPVILLDEPFSALDARTRSEMQELAVELLRGCTVLLVTHDPAEAARLGHAIFILEPSGLSEVTPPPAPVPRAIDDPDTLALQGALLRRLREGAA from the coding sequence GTGACCCGCGGCCCCGCCATCCGGGTCGAAGGCAGCGCGCGGAGCGAGGGCGCGCCGCTCTTCGCGCAGCTGTCCCTGACCCTGGAAGGCGCGGGCTGGACCTGCCTGCTCGGCGCGTCCGGGGTCGGCAAATCCACGATCCTGCGGCTGATCGCGGGGCTGGAATCCCACGTCACCTTCGACGGGGCGATCACGGCGGCGGATGGCGCGGACCTGTCGGGGCGCATCGCCTATATGGCGCAAAGCGACCTGCTGATGCCCTGGGCCAGCGTGACGGAGAATGTCTGCCTCGGCGCGCGGTTGCGCGGGCAAACGCCCGATGCCGCGCGGGCGCGGGACCTGATCGACCGGGTCGGGCTGACCGCGCATGCCCACAAACGCCCCGGCGCCCTGTCTGGCGGGCAACGCCAGCGCGCCGCCCTGGCCCGCACCTTGATGGAGGATCGGCCCGTCATCCTGCTGGACGAGCCGTTCTCGGCCCTCGATGCCCGCACGCGTTCCGAGATGCAGGAACTGGCGGTGGAACTGCTGCGGGGGTGCACGGTGCTCCTGGTCACCCATGACCCGGCAGAGGCCGCGCGCCTCGGCCATGCGATCTTCATCCTGGAGCCTTCGGGCCTGTCGGAGGTCACACCGCCGCCGGCCCCGGTGCCCCGCGCCATCGACGACCCGGACACGCTGGCGCTGCAAGGGGCGCTGCTGCGCCGGTTGCGGGAGGGGGCGGCATGA
- a CDS encoding ABC transporter permease, which yields MKLLASLALKDLLRERMQLLCNVAVLAGVLVPLLVLLGVKNGVYDALIGRLLSDPAALQIDTSGNQSFRAEDAEEVRGWPEAGFVTLKTRSLFDFVNVREVGGRGKRDAILVPSGTGDPTLDGRTLGPGEAILSAGLAEQLSLAAGAEIQVITQASDRPRQLALPLTVVAVLPPERLAGRAVLTDIAVLDLVEAFYDAYALPEYGIAQGRDMAERVADFEGMRVFARDLTLLAPLQTRIEQRFNIRTEARTAEVAGVLNLGRNLDLALVLTASVASIGLAAALVFGFWSEVARKRRVLATLALMGLPAASLWVFPVIQALACGLIGLAVSFGLFLGAARVAEALFAGGMPEGQRLVTLSLVEVGIICAGVLVFVTATALFAARAAARADPASVLREGAA from the coding sequence ATGAAACTGCTGGCGAGCCTCGCACTGAAGGACCTGCTGCGCGAGCGGATGCAATTGCTGTGCAACGTGGCGGTTCTGGCCGGGGTTCTGGTGCCTCTGCTGGTGCTGCTGGGGGTTAAGAACGGGGTTTATGACGCGTTGATCGGGCGGCTTCTGTCGGATCCGGCCGCGTTGCAGATCGACACGTCAGGCAACCAGAGCTTCCGCGCCGAGGACGCCGAAGAGGTCCGCGGCTGGCCCGAGGCCGGGTTCGTGACCCTGAAAACCCGGTCCCTGTTCGATTTCGTCAACGTGCGGGAGGTCGGCGGGCGCGGCAAGCGCGACGCGATCCTCGTGCCCTCCGGCACCGGTGATCCGACCCTTGACGGGCGGACCCTCGGGCCGGGGGAGGCGATCCTGAGCGCGGGGCTGGCCGAGCAGCTGTCCCTCGCCGCGGGCGCCGAGATCCAGGTCATCACCCAGGCCAGCGACCGGCCACGGCAACTGGCACTGCCGCTGACCGTGGTCGCGGTCCTGCCGCCGGAGCGGCTCGCCGGGCGCGCAGTGCTGACCGACATCGCCGTGCTCGACCTGGTGGAGGCGTTCTACGACGCCTATGCCCTGCCTGAATACGGCATCGCCCAAGGTCGCGATATGGCCGAGCGGGTCGCGGATTTCGAAGGGATGCGCGTCTTCGCGCGGGATCTGACCCTGCTTGCCCCGCTGCAAACCCGCATCGAGCAACGCTTCAACATCCGGACCGAGGCCCGCACGGCGGAGGTGGCAGGGGTGCTGAACCTCGGGCGCAATCTCGACCTTGCGCTGGTGCTGACGGCATCGGTGGCCAGCATCGGGCTCGCGGCGGCGCTGGTCTTCGGCTTCTGGTCCGAGGTGGCGCGCAAGCGGCGGGTCCTGGCGACACTGGCGCTGATGGGGCTGCCGGCGGCCTCGCTCTGGGTGTTTCCGGTGATCCAGGCGCTGGCCTGCGGGCTGATCGGGCTTGCGGTGTCTTTCGGCCTGTTCCTCGGGGCGGCGCGGGTGGCCGAGGCCCTGTTTGCAGGGGGCATGCCCGAAGGGCAGCGTCTCGTGACCCTGTCGCTGGTCGAAGTCGGGATCATATGCGCGGGCGTGCTGGTCTTCGTGACCGCCACGGCCCTTTTTGCGGCGCGCGCGGCGGCCAGGGCGGACCCGGCCTCGGTCCTGCGGGAGGGGGCGGCATGA
- a CDS encoding ABC transporter permease — MKLSHGLAATTFLLMIWQGIVSLTGVASFILPGPARVWTAFWENRGLIADHGLVTLTEVVLGLLIGGGLGVITALTLAISPAARVLLRPMLVFSQALPVFALAPILTLWLGYGLGSKVAMAVLIIYFPVTSAFFDGLMRVPPGYLDLARTMGATQRTILWRIQVPNALPSLGSGFKLAAVYAPIGAVIGEWVGSSQGLGYLMLLANGRAKTDLMFAAMLALGVMSVLLYVLADRVAQRLTARAS, encoded by the coding sequence ATGAAACTGTCCCACGGGCTGGCCGCGACCACTTTCCTGCTGATGATCTGGCAGGGCATCGTCAGCCTGACAGGCGTGGCCTCCTTCATCCTGCCGGGGCCCGCCCGCGTCTGGACCGCGTTCTGGGAAAACCGGGGCCTGATCGCCGACCACGGGCTTGTGACCCTGACCGAGGTGGTGCTGGGCTTGCTGATCGGCGGGGGCCTGGGCGTGATCACGGCGCTGACGCTTGCGATCAGCCCGGCGGCGCGGGTGCTGCTGCGCCCGATGCTGGTGTTCTCGCAAGCCCTGCCGGTCTTTGCGCTCGCCCCGATCCTGACGCTGTGGCTCGGCTACGGGCTGGGCTCCAAGGTGGCGATGGCGGTGCTGATCATATATTTCCCCGTGACCTCGGCGTTTTTCGACGGGCTGATGCGGGTGCCGCCGGGGTATCTGGACCTTGCCCGGACCATGGGGGCGACGCAGCGCACCATCCTGTGGCGCATCCAGGTGCCCAATGCCCTGCCGAGCCTCGGGTCGGGCTTCAAGCTGGCGGCGGTCTACGCGCCGATCGGGGCGGTGATCGGGGAATGGGTGGGCTCTTCCCAGGGGCTCGGCTACCTGATGCTGCTGGCCAATGGGCGTGCCAAGACCGACCTGATGTTCGCGGCGATGCTGGCGCTTGGGGTGATGTCGGTGCTGCTTTATGTGCTGGCGGACCGGGTGGCGCAGCGGCTGACCGCGCGGGCGAGCTAG
- a CDS encoding vWA domain-containing protein, whose product MRYFLSACLVSLALLGAAAPVAAQTARPLLLEGTQTVFQRVLTKPGAQIRSAPQGQVIASMPAFQPLYVYQRANGWLAVANSNAGGPTGWISEAEAVDWKQNIVGAFTNAAGRERQFFFETEEQLRWLMNHEALRAVQARLLAQAEAGIVDGAEGVVAIEPEEFVNIRDELYLMPILDFVEDLHPVNYEDVLLMQVASVPKDAAPPTAPEKGEGAGPFDVGIVFVLDTTQSMEPYIAATQRVLQSTVQDIAGTEIGELVNFGVIGFRDNTDAVPELEYRTKVLMPLARRADQAPVIAAIGSATQVARANSPGFNEDSLAGVEDAIDEIDWDQLGAGDPIDARYVILVTDAGPKDPRDPNARSEIGVRELQTDAEGRRIVVMTLHLKTPVGGAANHEYAEARYRELSRFAGREYYFPIEGGSEQAFAATAQRLVTALTDHVRVARGETAVLPEAEAGDDLVALGRAMRLAYLGAQRGTQAPAVIQGWIADRAVEAPQAQVIEPRLLVTKNEMATMAELLDNLVRLGEQATGTDDAYSFFGQVRGVIAQMAQNPDRLVNPDTDTLGGALEYLERLPYQSQLLQMTEDRWGQSAMLRRGIIDGMRQKLVQYRKWLFDPTVWTALYEGAPDGELVFAMPFDVLP is encoded by the coding sequence ATGCGTTATTTCCTGTCAGCCTGCCTTGTGAGCCTCGCCCTGCTGGGGGCCGCCGCGCCGGTGGCGGCGCAAACGGCGCGTCCGCTGCTGCTGGAAGGGACGCAGACCGTGTTCCAGCGGGTCCTGACCAAGCCCGGCGCGCAGATCCGGTCCGCCCCGCAAGGCCAGGTGATCGCGTCGATGCCCGCGTTCCAGCCTCTCTATGTCTATCAGCGCGCCAATGGCTGGCTGGCGGTGGCCAATTCCAACGCGGGCGGGCCGACGGGCTGGATTTCCGAGGCCGAGGCGGTGGATTGGAAACAGAATATCGTCGGCGCCTTCACCAACGCCGCCGGGCGCGAGCGGCAGTTCTTCTTCGAAACCGAGGAACAGTTGCGTTGGCTGATGAACCACGAAGCCCTGCGCGCGGTGCAGGCGCGGCTCCTGGCGCAGGCCGAGGCGGGGATCGTGGACGGGGCCGAGGGCGTGGTCGCCATTGAGCCCGAGGAATTCGTCAATATCCGCGACGAGCTCTACCTGATGCCGATCCTCGATTTCGTCGAGGACCTGCACCCGGTGAACTACGAGGACGTGCTTCTGATGCAGGTGGCCTCGGTGCCCAAGGATGCCGCGCCGCCCACCGCACCGGAGAAGGGAGAGGGCGCGGGCCCGTTCGATGTGGGCATCGTTTTCGTGCTCGACACCACGCAGTCGATGGAGCCCTATATCGCGGCCACCCAACGGGTGTTGCAATCCACCGTGCAGGACATCGCCGGGACCGAAATCGGCGAGTTGGTCAATTTCGGCGTGATCGGGTTTCGCGACAACACCGATGCCGTGCCGGAGCTGGAATACCGCACCAAGGTGCTGATGCCGCTGGCACGGCGCGCCGATCAGGCCCCGGTCATCGCGGCTATCGGCTCGGCCACGCAGGTGGCGCGGGCGAACTCCCCGGGGTTCAACGAGGACAGCCTTGCAGGGGTCGAGGACGCGATCGACGAGATCGACTGGGACCAGCTGGGCGCGGGTGATCCGATCGACGCGCGCTACGTGATCCTGGTGACGGATGCGGGGCCAAAGGATCCGCGTGATCCCAATGCCCGGTCCGAAATCGGGGTGCGGGAGTTGCAGACCGATGCCGAAGGCCGCCGCATCGTGGTGATGACGCTGCATTTGAAGACCCCGGTCGGGGGCGCGGCCAATCATGAGTATGCCGAGGCGCGCTACCGCGAGCTGTCGCGTTTTGCCGGGCGGGAATACTACTTTCCCATCGAGGGCGGCTCGGAGCAGGCCTTCGCCGCCACGGCGCAGCGGCTGGTGACCGCCCTGACCGACCATGTGCGCGTGGCGCGCGGCGAGACCGCCGTGCTGCCCGAGGCCGAGGCGGGCGATGACCTGGTGGCCCTGGGCCGCGCCATGCGGCTGGCCTATCTCGGCGCGCAACGTGGCACCCAGGCGCCTGCCGTGATCCAGGGCTGGATCGCCGACCGGGCGGTGGAGGCGCCCCAGGCCCAGGTGATCGAGCCGCGGCTTCTGGTCACCAAGAACGAGATGGCGACCATGGCCGAGCTGCTCGACAATCTCGTGCGGCTGGGCGAGCAGGCCACCGGCACCGACGATGCCTACAGCTTCTTCGGGCAGGTCCGGGGGGTGATTGCGCAGATGGCCCAGAACCCCGACCGGCTGGTCAACCCCGATACCGACACGCTCGGCGGGGCGCTCGAATACCTCGAACGACTGCCCTACCAGAGCCAGCTTCTGCAGATGACCGAGGACCGCTGGGGCCAGTCGGCCATGCTGCGCCGGGGGATCATCGACGGGATGCGGCAGAAGCTGGTGCAATATCGCAAGTGGCTCTTCGATCCCACGGTCTGGACCGCGCTTTACGAGGGCGCGCCCGATGGCGAGCTGGTCTTTGCCATGCCCTTCGACGTGTTGCCCTGA
- a CDS encoding trimeric intracellular cation channel family protein, translating into MLTSLAPLVVALTVLATAVMAASAAIQAVRQGFDPFGAVVLAVVTAVGGGTLRDILIGRFPVFWIEDLTYIATAVPVALVSYMAARSMRAGGGRRLRLLLYLDAVGLALFTLIGLQIALGAGVSPVIAIILGCTTGIAGGMIRDVLCGLQPSVLKEDLYATISLAGGAVYVVWREALSPETGLMTAFALMTFARFYVVWRTRPRDEPLV; encoded by the coding sequence ATGCTCACTTCCCTAGCCCCGCTTGTTGTCGCGCTGACCGTTCTTGCGACCGCCGTCATGGCCGCCTCCGCCGCGATCCAGGCGGTCCGGCAGGGGTTCGACCCGTTCGGTGCGGTGGTGCTGGCGGTGGTCACGGCCGTGGGCGGGGGCACCTTGCGTGACATCCTGATCGGCCGGTTCCCGGTCTTCTGGATCGAGGATCTGACTTACATCGCGACGGCGGTGCCCGTGGCCCTCGTCTCCTACATGGCCGCGCGGAGCATGCGCGCCGGGGGCGGGCGGCGATTGCGGCTGCTGCTGTATCTCGATGCGGTGGGGCTGGCGCTGTTCACGTTGATCGGGCTGCAGATCGCGCTCGGCGCCGGGGTCTCGCCAGTGATCGCGATCATCCTCGGCTGCACCACCGGGATCGCGGGCGGGATGATCCGCGACGTGCTCTGCGGGCTGCAACCCTCGGTTCTGAAGGAAGACCTCTATGCCACGATCTCGCTCGCCGGGGGGGCGGTCTACGTGGTCTGGCGCGAAGCCCTGAGCCCCGAGACCGGGCTGATGACCGCCTTCGCCCTGATGACCTTCGCGCGGTTCTACGTGGTCTGGCGCACGCGGCCCCGGGACGAGCCGCTGGTCTAG
- a CDS encoding formylglycine-generating enzyme family protein, whose amino-acid sequence MRALLAAVCLLAAPGLAQDAVAPLDLPQPEAAPAQPGWGSELTDPGTVRGDAAPADLMLPMPCGGAMAFQRVVVPVDVGNPLDDRRFRMGQSEPSTGYSDYLSQAYLRGAFTDAEAGTSHYYIARYELTVAQYRALTGDCDARFGPRDSFAQGGLSWFEAVALTQAYTEWLLQNAPDALPREGERQGFLRLPTEPEWEYAVRGGAKIDPTLFAGRRFFAEGTLDGYAHFQTGGRATDQLRPVGIRQANPVGLFDVYGNAEELMLEPFRLNAVGRRHGQAGGLVTRGGAIDAEAAQIYTAQRREYPMFNPRTGRALAGTFFGMRPVIAAHIVAEESFDAIRDGWVRAAEGGETEAAGDPVATLDGLARDELDPRRKQALEEVQLEFRLFQDRAAQSLKQAAKSSLLSGAAFVETLVADNLQIGQMDSAARALRDRVGVSIGDQRAQLMQSFRSTVERLTALRNEQQTYLLSYRAMLETLGTDFPEATRRSAYDTLVSELSEAGQTALLDPLAAFWADLDAFVARPDMGQTELLELAIR is encoded by the coding sequence ATGAGGGCGCTGCTCGCCGCGGTCTGCCTGCTGGCCGCGCCCGGGCTTGCCCAGGACGCGGTTGCACCGCTGGATTTGCCGCAGCCCGAGGCGGCCCCGGCCCAACCCGGCTGGGGGTCGGAGCTGACCGACCCCGGCACCGTGCGCGGCGACGCGGCCCCCGCGGACCTGATGCTGCCGATGCCCTGCGGCGGGGCGATGGCGTTCCAGCGCGTGGTCGTGCCCGTGGATGTGGGCAATCCGCTCGACGACCGCCGGTTCCGGATGGGGCAGTCGGAGCCTTCGACGGGCTATTCCGACTATCTCAGCCAGGCGTATCTGCGCGGGGCCTTCACCGATGCCGAGGCCGGGACGTCGCATTACTACATCGCGCGTTACGAGCTGACCGTGGCGCAATACCGTGCGCTGACGGGCGATTGCGACGCGCGCTTCGGCCCGCGCGACAGCTTCGCCCAGGGCGGGCTGAGCTGGTTCGAAGCCGTGGCCCTGACCCAGGCCTATACCGAATGGCTGTTGCAGAACGCGCCCGACGCCCTGCCGCGCGAAGGGGAGCGCCAGGGCTTCCTGCGCCTGCCCACGGAACCCGAATGGGAATACGCCGTGCGCGGCGGGGCGAAGATCGACCCGACGCTGTTCGCGGGGCGCCGGTTTTTCGCCGAAGGCACCCTGGACGGCTATGCCCATTTCCAGACCGGCGGGCGGGCTACGGACCAGCTGCGGCCCGTGGGCATCCGCCAAGCCAACCCGGTAGGCCTGTTTGATGTCTACGGCAATGCCGAGGAACTGATGCTGGAGCCGTTTCGGCTGAACGCGGTGGGGCGGCGCCACGGGCAGGCGGGCGGGTTGGTCACCCGCGGCGGTGCGATCGATGCGGAGGCGGCGCAGATCTACACCGCCCAACGCCGCGAATACCCGATGTTCAACCCGCGCACCGGCCGCGCGCTGGCGGGCACGTTTTTCGGGATGCGCCCGGTGATTGCCGCCCATATCGTCGCCGAGGAGAGCTTCGATGCCATCCGCGACGGCTGGGTCCGGGCGGCGGAGGGGGGCGAGACCGAGGCGGCGGGCGATCCGGTCGCCACCCTGGACGGGCTGGCGCGCGACGAGCTCGACCCGCGCCGCAAGCAGGCGCTGGAAGAGGTACAGCTGGAGTTTCGGCTGTTCCAGGACCGCGCCGCGCAGTCGCTCAAACAGGCGGCGAAATCCTCTCTCCTGAGCGGGGCGGCCTTCGTCGAGACGCTGGTGGCCGACAATTTGCAGATCGGCCAGATGGACAGTGCCGCGCGCGCCCTGCGCGACCGGGTGGGGGTGTCCATCGGGGACCAGCGGGCGCAACTGATGCAGTCGTTCCGCAGCACGGTGGAACGGCTGACCGCCCTGCGCAACGAGCAGCAGACCTATCTGTTGTCCTATCGCGCGATGCTGGAAACGCTGGGCACGGATTTCCCCGAGGCGACCCGGCGATCGGCCTATGACACGCTGGTCAGCGAGCTGTCCGAGGCGGGGCAGACAGCGCTTCTCGACCCGCTTGCGGCGTTCTGGGCCGATCTCGACGCGTTTGTCGCGCGCCCGGACATGGGCCAGACGGAGCTTCTGGAACTGGCAATTCGCTAG
- a CDS encoding putative virulence factor produces MSDANSLAERCTQVAELSVEALDWIGDAENADQVRGREKTLAQLLRQSKRRAKKLSRSARTRMSVSVFGPSQAGKSFLVSVLARPADGRLTADFNGPGGKLDYISEINPEGEGESTGLVTRFTMSKDPTPEGFPIKLTLLSEADLARTIANSFFNDGSDEEPVPDAAQMAAHFDAHRGRVGSVDVPGMTEDEVFEIGDYFAASFGRAAASYKPFFEEAAAMAPKMALPDRAAFLSILWGGHEAFTRLYLQLAEALARIDGAAEVFAGLDALTPRETSIIDVKTLHGLFDGAAADTLQVRTPGGKVVALPRAEVCALAAELVFPMETQPSPLFAETDLLDFPGARNRFEQPLAKTLAKPEETVSQLLLRGKVAYLFDRYVENQEITSMLLCVPDSNMETLDLPGLVENWIGMTHGVRPADRAETDCILFFVMTKFDKHLGESAAGGGEATRFERRMDASLLQPFGGKIDDSWVNQWTPNQPFQNCYWLRNPNYFVEGLIEYDENQRELGIRAEKQARVAELKAGCLAADPVQRHFAEPEAAWDAALTLNDGGVGYLTGKLTKVCKPDSKLRQIKTQAEKIIRELELELSGFHVSDDFEKREAEKRLAAAEIIDCLELTLSNHRFGAFLGALCVDQDMVQERIARVPSSIRISSAVSAAAAERPAAVAAGAPARPGRPARPGRPARPAAVAPTEPAAEEEPASAPNIRTMTPEQFQADTAIELWVEGLKRFREDARLLEALALTPEAAAHLVTELIHGLRRTGVRDAMIADLGKIAYGNTVDRQAAPASIVCAEAINRFVHTLGAERLPPEARPQVETDTGPRPVFAPRPAPDRLDGLPEIPRASAEETWTDWVFMLEALFVGNAGDTDAGEINQEQNRRMGRILKGLAGEAAA; encoded by the coding sequence ATGTCCGACGCAAACAGTCTCGCAGAACGCTGCACGCAGGTTGCGGAGCTGTCCGTGGAGGCGCTCGACTGGATCGGGGATGCGGAGAATGCCGACCAGGTGCGCGGGCGGGAGAAGACCCTCGCGCAGCTACTGCGCCAATCCAAGCGGCGGGCGAAGAAGCTGTCGCGCTCGGCCCGCACCCGGATGTCGGTCAGTGTGTTCGGACCGTCCCAGGCGGGCAAGTCCTTCCTGGTGTCGGTGCTGGCGCGGCCGGCGGACGGGCGGCTGACGGCGGATTTCAACGGGCCGGGCGGCAAGCTCGATTATATCAGCGAGATCAACCCCGAGGGCGAGGGCGAGTCGACGGGGCTGGTGACCCGCTTCACCATGTCCAAGGATCCCACGCCCGAGGGGTTCCCGATCAAGCTGACCCTGCTGTCGGAGGCGGATCTGGCGCGCACCATCGCCAATTCGTTCTTCAACGATGGCAGCGACGAGGAACCCGTGCCGGACGCCGCCCAGATGGCCGCCCATTTCGATGCCCATCGCGGCCGGGTCGGGAGCGTGGATGTCCCCGGCATGACCGAGGACGAGGTGTTCGAGATCGGGGATTACTTCGCCGCCAGCTTCGGGCGCGCCGCGGCCAGCTACAAACCATTCTTCGAGGAAGCCGCGGCCATGGCGCCGAAGATGGCCCTGCCCGACCGGGCGGCCTTCCTGTCGATCCTCTGGGGCGGACACGAGGCGTTCACCCGGCTCTATCTGCAACTGGCCGAGGCGCTGGCGCGGATCGACGGTGCGGCGGAGGTGTTCGCCGGGCTCGACGCGCTGACCCCGCGGGAGACCTCGATCATCGACGTGAAGACCCTGCACGGGCTGTTCGACGGGGCGGCGGCGGACACGCTGCAGGTCCGGACCCCGGGAGGCAAGGTCGTGGCCCTGCCGCGGGCGGAGGTTTGCGCGCTGGCCGCGGAGCTGGTCTTCCCGATGGAAACGCAACCCAGCCCGCTTTTTGCCGAGACGGACCTACTGGACTTTCCCGGCGCGCGCAACCGCTTCGAGCAGCCGCTGGCCAAGACGCTCGCCAAGCCCGAGGAGACCGTCAGCCAGCTTTTGCTGCGCGGCAAGGTGGCGTATCTCTTCGACCGCTACGTGGAGAACCAGGAAATCACCTCCATGCTGCTTTGTGTGCCCGACAGCAACATGGAAACGCTCGACCTGCCAGGGCTCGTGGAGAACTGGATCGGGATGACCCATGGCGTGCGTCCCGCCGACCGGGCCGAGACCGACTGCATCCTGTTCTTCGTGATGACCAAGTTCGACAAGCACCTGGGCGAAAGTGCCGCCGGCGGTGGCGAGGCCACCCGGTTCGAGCGGCGCATGGACGCGAGCCTGCTGCAGCCCTTCGGTGGCAAGATCGATGACAGCTGGGTCAATCAGTGGACCCCGAACCAGCCGTTCCAGAACTGCTATTGGCTGCGGAATCCCAACTATTTCGTCGAGGGTCTGATCGAATATGACGAAAACCAGCGCGAGCTGGGCATCCGGGCCGAGAAACAGGCCCGCGTGGCGGAGCTGAAGGCGGGCTGCCTCGCCGCCGACCCCGTGCAGCGGCATTTCGCGGAGCCGGAGGCGGCCTGGGACGCGGCGCTGACCCTGAACGATGGCGGGGTCGGGTACCTGACCGGGAAGCTGACCAAGGTCTGCAAGCCCGACAGCAAGCTGCGCCAGATCAAGACCCAGGCCGAGAAGATCATCCGCGAACTGGAGCTGGAGCTGTCCGGTTTCCATGTCTCGGACGATTTCGAGAAACGCGAGGCCGAGAAGCGGCTGGCGGCGGCGGAAATCATCGACTGTCTTGAGCTGACCCTGTCCAACCACCGGTTCGGGGCGTTTCTGGGCGCGCTCTGCGTCGATCAGGACATGGTGCAGGAGCGGATCGCGCGTGTGCCCAGCTCGATCCGGATCTCCAGTGCGGTGTCGGCCGCCGCCGCCGAGCGGCCCGCCGCCGTGGCCGCCGGTGCGCCCGCCCGCCCCGGCCGGCCCGCGCGGCCCGGGCGCCCGGCCCGGCCCGCGGCGGTTGCGCCGACCGAGCCTGCCGCGGAGGAAGAGCCTGCAAGCGCGCCGAACATCCGCACCATGACGCCGGAGCAATTCCAGGCCGACACGGCCATCGAGCTGTGGGTCGAGGGGCTCAAACGCTTCCGCGAGGATGCGCGCCTGCTGGAGGCGCTGGCCCTGACGCCTGAAGCCGCCGCCCACCTGGTGACCGAGTTGATCCACGGGCTGCGCCGGACCGGGGTGCGTGACGCCATGATCGCCGATCTCGGCAAGATCGCCTATGGCAACACCGTCGACCGGCAGGCTGCCCCAGCCTCGATCGTCTGTGCGGAGGCGATCAACCGCTTCGTCCATACGCTCGGGGCCGAACGCCTGCCGCCGGAGGCGCGCCCCCAGGTCGAGACCGACACCGGCCCGCGCCCCGTCTTCGCGCCGCGACCCGCCCCGGATCGGTTGGACGGTCTGCCGGAGATCCCGCGCGCCTCGGCCGAGGAGACCTGGACAGACTGGGTGTTCATGCTCGAGGCGCTGTTTGTCGGCAATGCCGGGGACACCGATGCGGGGGAGATCAACCAGGAACAGAACCGCCGCATGGGCCGTATCCTCAAGGGTCTCGCCGGGGAGGCAGCCGCATGA